One Cuculus canorus isolate bCucCan1 chromosome 1, bCucCan1.pri, whole genome shotgun sequence DNA segment encodes these proteins:
- the TMEM60 gene encoding transmembrane protein 60 encodes MRMSLAQRVLLTWLFTLLFLIMLVLKLDEKAPWNWFLIFIPVWIFDTILLVMLVVKMAGRCKSGFDPRNGSQNIKKKAWYLIAMLLKLAFCLALCAKLQGFTTMKLAYVFIPLWALLIGGMIELGYNIFYVRRD; translated from the coding sequence ATGAGAATGTCCCTGGCGCAAAGAGTACTACTGACATGGCTTTTCACGTTACTCTTCCTGATCATGCTGGTGCTAAAGCTGGATGAGAAAGCACCGTGGAACTGGTTCCTCATTTTTATTCCAGTCTGGATATTTGACACAATTCTTCTAGTTATGTTAGTTGTAAAAATGGCTGGACGTTGCAAGTCTGGCTTTGACCCTCGCAATGGCTCccaaaacatcaagaaaaaagcCTGGTATCTCATTGCAATGCTGCTGAAGTTAGCCTTCTGCCTTGCTCTCTGTGCTAAACTGCAAGGATTTACTACGATGAAACTAGCCTATGTATTTATCCCTTTGTGGGCCTTGCTTATTGGAGGTATGATTGAACTTGGATACAATATCTTCTATGTACGAAGAGACTAA